A single window of Paenibacillus sp. SYP-B4298 DNA harbors:
- a CDS encoding glutamine--tRNA ligase/YqeY domain fusion protein, with protein MENKTSSSNFIKSIVIDDLNSGKVSEIVTRFPPEPNGYLHIGHAKSICLNFELADEFGGKTNLRFDDTNPLKEETEYVESIQEDVRWLGFEWDNLCFASNYFEEMYERAVKLIEKGLAYVCDLNAEQIRETRGTLTQPGTDSPYRSRSVEENLELFRRMRAGEFKDGEKVLRAKIDMASPNINLRDPVLYRIAHAHHHRTGDAWCIYPMYDYAHPLGDAIEGVTHSICTLEFEDHRPLYDWVIAACEMEATPKQYEFARLNVTNTVMSKRKLKQLVDEQAVDGWDDPRMPTISGLRRKGYTPEALRAFCREIGVARAFSTVDERMLEHFIREDLKLKANRTMAVLQPLKVVITNYPEGQTEWLEAENNSENEELGSRQIPFSREIYIEQDDFMENPPSKYFRLFPGNEVRLKHAYFIVCQEVIKDESGHVVELRCTYDPETKSGSGFTGRKVKGTIHWVEASQAVPAEFRLYEPLITDEAEEDGKPFMECINPNSLEVLHGFVEPNMSSVNAHDKFQFFRHGYFNVDPRFADAGQLVFNRIVSLKSSFNPKG; from the coding sequence GTGGAGAACAAGACATCGTCCTCAAATTTCATTAAAAGCATCGTCATCGATGATCTCAACAGCGGCAAGGTAAGCGAGATTGTAACCCGGTTCCCCCCGGAGCCCAATGGCTATCTTCATATTGGTCACGCCAAGTCGATCTGTCTGAATTTCGAGCTGGCTGATGAGTTCGGCGGCAAGACAAATCTGCGCTTCGATGATACGAACCCGCTCAAGGAAGAGACGGAATATGTGGAGTCGATCCAGGAGGATGTGCGCTGGCTCGGGTTTGAATGGGACAATCTGTGCTTTGCCTCGAATTATTTTGAGGAGATGTACGAGCGCGCGGTCAAGCTGATCGAGAAGGGGCTGGCTTATGTCTGCGACCTGAACGCCGAGCAGATTCGCGAGACGCGCGGCACGCTGACCCAGCCGGGGACGGACAGTCCGTACCGCAGCCGCAGCGTGGAGGAGAATCTGGAGCTGTTCCGCCGGATGCGCGCAGGAGAGTTCAAGGATGGCGAGAAGGTGCTGCGCGCCAAGATCGATATGGCGTCCCCGAATATTAATCTGCGCGACCCGGTACTGTATCGGATCGCACATGCCCATCATCACCGGACAGGCGATGCGTGGTGCATCTATCCAATGTACGACTATGCCCACCCGCTGGGAGATGCGATCGAGGGCGTGACGCATTCCATCTGTACACTGGAGTTCGAGGATCATCGCCCACTGTACGACTGGGTCATTGCGGCATGTGAGATGGAAGCGACGCCTAAGCAATACGAGTTCGCACGGTTGAATGTGACCAATACGGTCATGAGCAAGCGCAAGCTGAAGCAACTGGTGGACGAGCAGGCGGTGGACGGCTGGGATGATCCGCGGATGCCGACGATCTCCGGGCTGCGCCGCAAGGGGTATACGCCGGAGGCGCTGCGCGCGTTCTGCCGCGAGATTGGTGTGGCGAGGGCATTCAGCACGGTCGATGAGCGGATGCTGGAGCATTTTATCCGTGAGGATCTGAAGCTGAAGGCGAATCGCACGATGGCGGTGCTGCAGCCGCTCAAGGTGGTTATTACGAATTACCCGGAAGGACAGACCGAATGGCTGGAAGCAGAGAATAACTCGGAGAACGAGGAGCTGGGCAGCCGTCAGATTCCATTCTCCCGCGAGATCTATATTGAGCAGGACGACTTCATGGAGAATCCGCCGAGCAAATATTTCCGCCTGTTCCCTGGCAATGAGGTGCGTCTCAAGCATGCGTACTTCATCGTGTGCCAGGAGGTCATCAAGGATGAGTCCGGCCATGTGGTCGAGCTGCGCTGCACCTATGACCCGGAGACGAAGAGCGGGAGCGGGTTTACTGGCCGCAAGGTGAAGGGAACGATCCACTGGGTGGAGGCTTCGCAGGCAGTGCCTGCCGAATTCCGGCTGTATGAGCCGCTCATTACGGATGAGGCCGAGGAGGATGGCAAGCCGTTCATGGAGTGCATCAATCCGAACTCGCTGGAGGTGCTGCACGGCTTCGTGGAGCCGAATATGTCCAGTGTGAATGCTCATGACAAGTTCCAGTTCTTCCGTCATGGCTACTTCAATGTCGATCCGCGCTTTGCAGATGCGGGTCAGCTCGTATTCAACCGTATCGTATCTTTGAAGAGCTCCTTCAATCCGAAGGGATAA
- a CDS encoding sodium-dependent transporter, which translates to MNEHHTNHNRAERFTNYGFILAAIGSSVGLGNIWKFPYVTGKYGGAAFFLLFIICLVLIGLPVLLAEMTIGRAGRGNASTSLLRLSGSKTWSRLGLLAVAGPFIILSYYAVVAGWTLHYAMLSFSGKLFNGESYGARFEGFIGGFSPLIWQIVVMIIVGYVIARGVAGGIERYNRILIPGMVILLLMLVVRVLMLDGAGEGVAFFLEPDFSKLSPQSFLIALGHAFFSLSLGMGVLMTYGAYVDKEQSLGTATIAIGVGDLLYALLAGLIIFPTTFAFGLEPSQGPGLVFVALPAAFSAMPLGGLFGGLFFVLLAIAAITSAFSILEVPVAWAMDRYGWSRTKSAVTVSTLCFLLGVPSVLSVGGAVDGLDVAGRSFFDWMDFISANIILPLCGMIVTLFVGYVWKGAADEAGIHKGWLKLWLFMLRYVVPLLVLLVLLSSTGVLSLGE; encoded by the coding sequence ATGAACGAACATCATACCAATCATAACCGCGCGGAGCGGTTCACGAATTATGGATTTATCCTTGCAGCGATCGGGAGCTCTGTAGGATTGGGGAATATATGGAAGTTCCCTTATGTTACCGGCAAATATGGCGGTGCGGCCTTTTTCCTGCTGTTCATCATCTGTCTTGTATTGATTGGCTTGCCAGTGCTGCTGGCAGAGATGACGATTGGACGAGCCGGGCGAGGCAATGCCTCGACCTCGCTGCTGCGGCTAAGCGGCAGCAAGACCTGGAGTCGACTGGGTCTGCTGGCTGTGGCTGGCCCGTTCATCATTCTCTCTTATTATGCCGTGGTCGCAGGCTGGACGCTTCATTATGCGATGCTCTCGTTCAGCGGCAAGCTGTTCAACGGCGAGAGCTACGGTGCGCGCTTCGAGGGCTTCATCGGTGGGTTCTCACCGCTAATCTGGCAGATCGTCGTTATGATCATTGTCGGCTACGTCATCGCCAGGGGAGTCGCCGGAGGCATCGAGCGCTATAATCGGATTCTCATTCCCGGCATGGTGATCCTGCTGCTCATGCTCGTCGTGCGCGTGCTGATGCTGGACGGGGCAGGGGAAGGTGTAGCCTTCTTCCTGGAGCCGGATTTCTCCAAGCTGTCGCCGCAGTCATTTCTCATTGCGCTGGGGCATGCGTTCTTCTCCCTGTCGCTGGGGATGGGCGTGCTGATGACCTATGGCGCCTATGTGGACAAGGAGCAGTCGCTGGGCACGGCTACGATTGCCATCGGTGTAGGCGATCTGCTGTATGCGCTGCTGGCGGGACTCATTATCTTCCCGACAACCTTCGCCTTCGGCTTGGAGCCGTCGCAAGGGCCGGGGCTGGTATTCGTCGCGCTCCCGGCGGCGTTCTCGGCGATGCCGCTGGGCGGCTTGTTCGGGGGCTTGTTCTTCGTGCTGCTGGCGATCGCTGCCATTACCTCGGCCTTCTCGATCCTGGAGGTGCCGGTAGCATGGGCGATGGATCGATACGGCTGGAGCCGTACCAAGTCCGCTGTTACTGTGAGCACATTGTGCTTCCTGCTCGGGGTGCCGTCCGTACTGTCCGTCGGCGGGGCAGTGGATGGATTGGACGTTGCGGGCAGGTCATTCTTTGATTGGATGGATTTTATCTCCGCGAATATCATATTGCCGCTGTGCGGCATGATCGTGACCTTGTTCGTCGGCTATGTGTGGAAGGGGGCGGCGGATGAGGCGGGCATTCATAAGGGGTGGCTGAAGCTGTGGCTGTTCATGCTGCGCTATGTGGTGCCGCTGCTCGTGCTGCTGGTGCTGTTATCCAGCACCGGCGTACTGTCGCTGGGTGAGTAA